A window of Thunnus thynnus chromosome 17, fThuThy2.1, whole genome shotgun sequence contains these coding sequences:
- the coro1a gene encoding coronin-1A, with protein sequence MLRKVVRSSKFRHVFGQGLKADQCYDDIRISQMTWDSNFCSVNPKFVAMIVDASGGGAFMVLPLTKTGRIDMSYPTVCGHTGPVLDIEFCPHNDNIIASGSEDCSVMIWEIPDGGLTTSLTDPVVKLEGHSKRVGILCWHPTAHNVLMSAGCDNVLILWNVARGEAVVRMDTVHTDLIYSACWNRDGSQILTACKDKTLRVLDPRKGTVLLEKEKPHEGSRPIRAVFVSDGKILSTGFSRMSERQVALWDPKNFGEPLTLQELDTSSGVLLPFFDPDTGVVYLCGKGDSSIRYFEVTDEAPYVHYLSMYSSKESQKGMGYMPKRGLEVNKCEIARFYKLHERKCEPIVMTVPRKSDLFQEDLYPDTIGPEPSVEADEWFAGKDAQPILISLKDGFVATTKAKEFKVHKSLLKTTSASAGSQQDNSGEVQSLRKEVKDLKEAIEELTKRVSELESKH encoded by the exons ATGCTTAGGAAGGTTGTAAGGAGCAGTAAGTTCCGTCACGTCTTTGGTCAGGGTTTGAAAGCTGACCAATGCTACGATGACATCCGAATCTCCCAGATGACTTGGGACAGCAACTTCTGCTCCGTCAACCCCAAGTTTGTGGCCATGATCGTGGACGCAAGCGGCGGAGGAGCCTTCATGGTGCTGCCCCTGACCAAG ACGGGGCGTATCGACATGTCCTACCCTACTGTGTGCGGCCACACAGGCCCGGTCCTGGACATTGAGTTTTGTCctcacaatgacaacatcaTTGCCAGTGGCTCTGAGGACTGCAGTGTCATG ATTTGGGAGATCCCGGACGGCGGGCTGACCACGTCGCTCACAGATCCTGTTGTCAAACTGGAGGGTCACTCCAAACGTGTCGGCATCCTCTGCTGGCACCCTACAGCCCATAACGTGCTGATGAGTGCAG GCTGTGATAACGTTCTGATCCTGTGGAACGTGGCCCGCGGCGAGGCGGTGGTGAGGATGGACACCGTGCACACCGATCTTATCTACAGCGCCTGCTGGAACAGGGACGGCTCCCAGATTCTCACCGCCTGCAAGGACAAGACCTTGCGGGTGCTGGACCCTCGCAAGGGCACCGTCCTCCTC GAGAAGGAAAAGCCTCACGAGGGCTCCAGACCCATCAGGGCGGTGTTCGTGTCCGACGGGAAGATCCTCAGTACCGGCTTCAGTCGCATGAGTGAGAGGCAGGTGGCGCTATGGGACCCG AAGAACTTCGGGGAGCCTCTGACCCTGCAGGAACTGGACACCAGCAGCGGCGTCCTTCTGCCATTCTTTGACCCAGACACAGGCGTCGTCTACCTCTGCGGGAAG GGGGACAGCAGTATCCGTTACTTCGAGGTGACAGATGAAGCTCCGTATGTCCACTACCTGTCCATGTACAGCAGCAAGGAGAGCCAGAAGGGGATGGGTTACATGCCCAAGAGAGGTCTGGAGGTCAACAAATGTGAAATCGCCAG ATTCTACAAACTCCATGAGAGGAAATGTGAGCCCATAGTCATGACGGTGCCACGCAAG TCGGATCTGTTCCAGGAGGATCTGTACCCAGACACCATCGGCCCCGAGCCTTCGGTCGAAGCTGACGAGTGGTTCGCCGGAAAAGACGCCCAGCCCATCCTGATCTCTCTAAAAGACGGGTTCGTAGCGACCACCAAAGCCAAGGAGTTCAAAGTTCACAAGAGTCTCCTGAAGACCACGTCTGCTTCTGCGGGGAGTCAACAGGACAACAGCGGG GAGGTTCAGTCCTTGAGGAAGGAGGTGAAGGATCTCAAAGAGGCGATAGAGGAGCTGACCAAGCGTGTGAGCGAGCTGGAGAGCAAGCATTAA